In the genome of Pelodiscus sinensis isolate JC-2024 chromosome 15, ASM4963464v1, whole genome shotgun sequence, one region contains:
- the EIF4ENIF1 gene encoding eukaryotic translation initiation factor 4E transporter isoform X2 yields the protein MDKRGAIGEVENGDSFLDLDRITVKSHRYTKEELLDIKERPYSKQRPSCLSEKYDSDGVWDPEKWHASLYPSSGRTSPVEGFKKELDSERTSLMRRVVDPRERVKEDDLDVVLSPQRRSFGGGCHVTAAVGSRRAGSPLEKENDGVRIGGRRIGSGRIISARNFDKDHRGGEKDMRDTRDARDRDRERDYKDKRFRREFGDSKRVFGERRRNDSYTEEEPEWFSAGPTSQSETIELTGFDDKILEEDHKGRKRTRRRTTSLKEGMECNGGVAEVDEVRSVPVHETSADHEVLREAVLQESAPGEFDFNEFFNLDKSVPGLGSMIEDVLEEGSMSASRFSRWFSNPSNSESHSSSLRSTPHEELENLAGLEQAILSPGQNSGNYFAPIPLEDHSENKVDILEMLQKAKVDLKPLLSSLSANKEKLRESTHSGVVLSVEEVEAGLKGLKMDQEGKIAAPFMAEQMEAVLNVAGSRPLQRDGDMSAFNKLVSSMKASGTLPSQHKLNQSLESHLMSPPEIPGQCLPKNILQELLCSSSARSSTNILGGLIGGLEPASPLSQRALSPPVSQVFPTRAASADYLHHRIPSPIGFERNAQQLINDPFQGMLKSMSPVAAQMHPLEMQQAALEELALPHDLAIQAANFYQTGFVRSQMDKSRDGFRNRQRRMTRSPVPGHRRNASSPTPTVSITSMLSPSFTPTSVIRKMYESKEKNKEEPVSGKTKGSDGKNEGRGTNEGTRRSALQRSACSTPLSQPNRCTKEQDYRPKSTGRKTPTGRKTPTTASPVPGAPFFRPVNQVPLVSHVPVVRPGHELHPGLVQRMLAKTVHPQNLPLLQAGMIPPGMDLSHLQGIPTPIFGQPFYPLPAATPLQLAMMQQLPRSVLHSQASGAQGPAVGLQTTPQNMSSLTGLPHVPSQLDHRASQRSGSPIGLAKWFGSDVLQQPLPSMPSKVISVDELEYRQ from the exons GAAGAACTCTTGGATATTAAAGAGCGTCCCTACTCTAAACAGAGGCCTTCATGTCTTTCTGAAAAATATGACAG TGATGGCGTTTGGGATCCTGAGAAATGGCATGCATCTCTATATCCAAGTTCAGGGCGGACTTCACCAGTGGAaggcttcaaaaaagaattgGATTCAGAACGCACTTCTCTCATGCGCAGAGTAGTTG ATCCTAGGGAGCGGGTGAAAGAAGATGATTTGGATGTAGTCCTAAGTCCCCAGCGGCGGAGTTTTGGAGGAGGTTGCCACGTGACTGCTGCTGTTGGCTCACGTCGAGCAGGGAGCCCTTTGGAGAAGGAAAATGATGGTGTTCGTATTGGTGGACGGAGGATTGGCAGTGGAAGAATAATTTCTGCTCGCAACTTTGATAAAGACCATCGGGGTGGTGAAAAGGATATGCGTGATACTAGAGATGCAAGGGACAGAGATCGTGAGAGGGACTACAAAGACAAGCGTTTCAGG AGGGAATTTGGAGATAGCAAACGTGTCTTCGGGGAACGTAGAAGGAATGATTCCTATACTGAGGAAGAGCCAGAGTGGTTCTCTGCTGGACCCACAAGTCAGTCTGAAACTATTGAGCTTACTGGATTTGATGACAAAATACTAGAGGAAGATCATAAAGGACGAAAACGAACAAGAAGACGTACAACCTCTCTGAAGGAAG GAATGGAGTGCAATGGTGGAGTGGCAGAGGTGGATGAAGTGCGGTCTGTCCCTGTCCATGAAACTTCAGCAGACCATGAAGTCCTTAGGGAAGCTGTTCTGCAAGAATCAGCACCAGGAGAGTTTGACTTCAATGAATTCTTTAACCTGGATAAAAGTGTTCCAGGGCTGGGTTCG ATGATAGAGGATGTGCTGGAGGAAGGTTCAATGTCTGCTAGTAGGTTCAGTAGGTGGTTCTCTAATCCTAGTAATTCTGAAAGTCATTCTAGCAGCCTGAGATCCACACCACATGAAGAACTGGAGAATCTGGCAG GTCTAGAGCAAGCcattctctcccctggccagaacTCTGGAAACTACTTTGCTCCTATTCCATTGGAAGACCACTCTGAAAACAAAGTGGACATCCTTGAGATGCTACAGAAAGCCAAAGTGGACTTAAAACCTCTCCTCTCAAGTCTTTCAGCCAACAAGGAAAAGCTTAGAGAGAGCA CACATTCAGGGGTTGTACTTTCAGTGGAAGAAGTAGAAGCAGGGCTAAAAGGCCTGAAAATGGACCAGGAGGGTAAAATTGCTGCTCCATTCATGGCAGAACAAATGGAGGCGGTATTGAATGTAGCTGGCTCCAGACCACTCCAGAGAGATGGAGATATGTCTGCATTTAATAAACTAGTCAGCAGTATGAAGGCAAGTGGAACTCTACCTTCACAACACAAGCTCAAT CAAAGCCTTGAAAGCCACTTGATGTCTCCTCCTGAGATCCCAGGCCAGTGTCTCCCAAAGAACATTTTGCAG GAGCTTCTTTGTTCATCCAGTGCCAGATCATCAACAAATATTCTTGGTGGCTTGATAGGTGGTTTGGAACCTGCATCACCTTTGAGCCAAAGAGCTCTTTCCCCTCCAGTGTCACAGGTGTTCCCAACTCGGGCTGCTTCTGCAGACTACCTCCATCATCGGATCCCCTCACCAATTG GCTTTGAACGAAATGCTCAGCAACTGATCAATGATCCGTTTCAGGGGATGCTGAAGTCAATGAGCCCAGTTGCTGCACAG ATGCATCCCCTGGAGATGCAGCAAGCTGCCTTAGAGGAATTAGCTCTACCACATGACTTAGCCATCCAGGCTGCGAACTTCTACCAAACAGGTTTTGTCAGGTCACAAATGGACAAAAGCAGAGATGGCTTCAGGAACAG GCAGCGTCGAATGACTAGGTCTCCTGTACCAGGCCACAGAAGGAATGCATCTTCTCCAACACCTACTGTATCCATCACTAGCATG CTCTCTCCTTCCTTCACACCTACCTCAGTGATTCGTAAGATGtatgaaagcaaagaaaaaaataaagaggaGCCTGTGTCTGGGAAAACGAAAGGCAGTGATGGTAAAAATGAAGGTCGAGGGACAAATGAAG GTACCAGACGATCTGCATTGCAACGCTCTGCATGTTCTACACCGCTTTCTCAACCAAACCGTTGCACCAAAGAACAAGACTACAGGCCTAAATCGACTGGTAGAAAGACTCCAACTGGTAGAAAGACTCCTACAACAGCCTCCCCTGTACCAGGGGCTCCTTTCTTCCGTCCTGTTAACCAGGTACCCCTTGTTTCCCATGTACCAGTTGTACGACCTGGTCATGAACTGCATCCAGGACTGGTCCAGAGGATGCTGGCAAAGACAGTACACCCACAAAATCTTCCTCTGCTACAAGCAG GTATGATTCCTCCAGGGATGGACTTGTCTCATTTACAGGGAATACCTACTCCCATCTTTGGCCAGCCTTTTTATCCATTACCAGCAGCAACACCCCTGCAGCTGGCAATGATGCAACAATTACCACGATCAG TTCTCCACTCTCAGGCCTCTGGAGCACAAGGACCTGCTGTTGGTCTGCAAACCACCCCTCAGAACATGTCTTCTCTGACTGGACTGCCTCATGTACCCTCACAGCTTGACCATCGTGCCAGCCAGAGAAGTGGTTCGCCTATTGGCCTTGCAAAATGGTTTGGCTCAGATGTTTTGCAACAGCCCCTTCCTTCCATGCCATCCAAAGTCATCAGTGTAGATGAACTGGAGTATCGGCAGTGA
- the EIF4ENIF1 gene encoding eukaryotic translation initiation factor 4E transporter isoform X1 → MDKRGAIGEVENGDSFLDLDRITVKSHRYTKEELLDIKERPYSKQRPSCLSEKYDSDGVWDPEKWHASLYPSSGRTSPVEGFKKELDSERTSLMRRVVDPRERVKEDDLDVVLSPQRRSFGGGCHVTAAVGSRRAGSPLEKENDGVRIGGRRIGSGRIISARNFDKDHRGGEKDMRDTRDARDRDRERDYKDKRFRREFGDSKRVFGERRRNDSYTEEEPEWFSAGPTSQSETIELTGFDDKILEEDHKGRKRTRRRTTSLKEGMECNGGVAEVDEVRSVPVHETSADHEVLREAVLQESAPGEFDFNEFFNLDKSVPGLGSMIEDVLEEGSMSASRFSRWFSNPSNSESHSSSLRSTPHEELENLAGLEQAILSPGQNSGNYFAPIPLEDHSENKVDILEMLQKAKVDLKPLLSSLSANKEKLRESTHSGVVLSVEEVEAGLKGLKMDQEGKIAAPFMAEQMEAVLNVAGSRPLQRDGDMSAFNKLVSSMKASGTLPSQHKLNQSLESHLMSPPEIPGQCLPKNILQELLCSSSARSSTNILGGLIGGLEPASPLSQRALSPPVSQVFPTRAASADYLHHRIPSPIGFERNAQQLINDPFQGMLKSMSPVAAQMHPLEMQQAALEELALPHDLAIQAANFYQTGFVRSQMDKSRDGFRNRQRRMTRSPVPGHRRNASSPTPTVSITSMLSPSFTPTSVIRKMYESKEKNKEEPVSGKTKGSDGKNEGRGTNEDNLLSASLVKNADQDTSPTIGTRRSALQRSACSTPLSQPNRCTKEQDYRPKSTGRKTPTGRKTPTTASPVPGAPFFRPVNQVPLVSHVPVVRPGHELHPGLVQRMLAKTVHPQNLPLLQAGMIPPGMDLSHLQGIPTPIFGQPFYPLPAATPLQLAMMQQLPRSVLHSQASGAQGPAVGLQTTPQNMSSLTGLPHVPSQLDHRASQRSGSPIGLAKWFGSDVLQQPLPSMPSKVISVDELEYRQ, encoded by the exons GAAGAACTCTTGGATATTAAAGAGCGTCCCTACTCTAAACAGAGGCCTTCATGTCTTTCTGAAAAATATGACAG TGATGGCGTTTGGGATCCTGAGAAATGGCATGCATCTCTATATCCAAGTTCAGGGCGGACTTCACCAGTGGAaggcttcaaaaaagaattgGATTCAGAACGCACTTCTCTCATGCGCAGAGTAGTTG ATCCTAGGGAGCGGGTGAAAGAAGATGATTTGGATGTAGTCCTAAGTCCCCAGCGGCGGAGTTTTGGAGGAGGTTGCCACGTGACTGCTGCTGTTGGCTCACGTCGAGCAGGGAGCCCTTTGGAGAAGGAAAATGATGGTGTTCGTATTGGTGGACGGAGGATTGGCAGTGGAAGAATAATTTCTGCTCGCAACTTTGATAAAGACCATCGGGGTGGTGAAAAGGATATGCGTGATACTAGAGATGCAAGGGACAGAGATCGTGAGAGGGACTACAAAGACAAGCGTTTCAGG AGGGAATTTGGAGATAGCAAACGTGTCTTCGGGGAACGTAGAAGGAATGATTCCTATACTGAGGAAGAGCCAGAGTGGTTCTCTGCTGGACCCACAAGTCAGTCTGAAACTATTGAGCTTACTGGATTTGATGACAAAATACTAGAGGAAGATCATAAAGGACGAAAACGAACAAGAAGACGTACAACCTCTCTGAAGGAAG GAATGGAGTGCAATGGTGGAGTGGCAGAGGTGGATGAAGTGCGGTCTGTCCCTGTCCATGAAACTTCAGCAGACCATGAAGTCCTTAGGGAAGCTGTTCTGCAAGAATCAGCACCAGGAGAGTTTGACTTCAATGAATTCTTTAACCTGGATAAAAGTGTTCCAGGGCTGGGTTCG ATGATAGAGGATGTGCTGGAGGAAGGTTCAATGTCTGCTAGTAGGTTCAGTAGGTGGTTCTCTAATCCTAGTAATTCTGAAAGTCATTCTAGCAGCCTGAGATCCACACCACATGAAGAACTGGAGAATCTGGCAG GTCTAGAGCAAGCcattctctcccctggccagaacTCTGGAAACTACTTTGCTCCTATTCCATTGGAAGACCACTCTGAAAACAAAGTGGACATCCTTGAGATGCTACAGAAAGCCAAAGTGGACTTAAAACCTCTCCTCTCAAGTCTTTCAGCCAACAAGGAAAAGCTTAGAGAGAGCA CACATTCAGGGGTTGTACTTTCAGTGGAAGAAGTAGAAGCAGGGCTAAAAGGCCTGAAAATGGACCAGGAGGGTAAAATTGCTGCTCCATTCATGGCAGAACAAATGGAGGCGGTATTGAATGTAGCTGGCTCCAGACCACTCCAGAGAGATGGAGATATGTCTGCATTTAATAAACTAGTCAGCAGTATGAAGGCAAGTGGAACTCTACCTTCACAACACAAGCTCAAT CAAAGCCTTGAAAGCCACTTGATGTCTCCTCCTGAGATCCCAGGCCAGTGTCTCCCAAAGAACATTTTGCAG GAGCTTCTTTGTTCATCCAGTGCCAGATCATCAACAAATATTCTTGGTGGCTTGATAGGTGGTTTGGAACCTGCATCACCTTTGAGCCAAAGAGCTCTTTCCCCTCCAGTGTCACAGGTGTTCCCAACTCGGGCTGCTTCTGCAGACTACCTCCATCATCGGATCCCCTCACCAATTG GCTTTGAACGAAATGCTCAGCAACTGATCAATGATCCGTTTCAGGGGATGCTGAAGTCAATGAGCCCAGTTGCTGCACAG ATGCATCCCCTGGAGATGCAGCAAGCTGCCTTAGAGGAATTAGCTCTACCACATGACTTAGCCATCCAGGCTGCGAACTTCTACCAAACAGGTTTTGTCAGGTCACAAATGGACAAAAGCAGAGATGGCTTCAGGAACAG GCAGCGTCGAATGACTAGGTCTCCTGTACCAGGCCACAGAAGGAATGCATCTTCTCCAACACCTACTGTATCCATCACTAGCATG CTCTCTCCTTCCTTCACACCTACCTCAGTGATTCGTAAGATGtatgaaagcaaagaaaaaaataaagaggaGCCTGTGTCTGGGAAAACGAAAGGCAGTGATGGTAAAAATGAAGGTCGAGGGACAAATGAAG ATAACTTACTATCAGCTAGCTTGGTGAAAAATGCAGATCAAGATACTTCTCCTACTATAGGTACCAGACGATCTGCATTGCAACGCTCTGCATGTTCTACACCGCTTTCTCAACCAAACCGTTGCACCAAAGAACAAGACTACAGGCCTAAATCGACTGGTAGAAAGACTCCAACTGGTAGAAAGACTCCTACAACAGCCTCCCCTGTACCAGGGGCTCCTTTCTTCCGTCCTGTTAACCAGGTACCCCTTGTTTCCCATGTACCAGTTGTACGACCTGGTCATGAACTGCATCCAGGACTGGTCCAGAGGATGCTGGCAAAGACAGTACACCCACAAAATCTTCCTCTGCTACAAGCAG GTATGATTCCTCCAGGGATGGACTTGTCTCATTTACAGGGAATACCTACTCCCATCTTTGGCCAGCCTTTTTATCCATTACCAGCAGCAACACCCCTGCAGCTGGCAATGATGCAACAATTACCACGATCAG TTCTCCACTCTCAGGCCTCTGGAGCACAAGGACCTGCTGTTGGTCTGCAAACCACCCCTCAGAACATGTCTTCTCTGACTGGACTGCCTCATGTACCCTCACAGCTTGACCATCGTGCCAGCCAGAGAAGTGGTTCGCCTATTGGCCTTGCAAAATGGTTTGGCTCAGATGTTTTGCAACAGCCCCTTCCTTCCATGCCATCCAAAGTCATCAGTGTAGATGAACTGGAGTATCGGCAGTGA
- the EIF4ENIF1 gene encoding eukaryotic translation initiation factor 4E transporter isoform X3: MDKRGAIGEVENGDSFLDLDRITVKSHRYTKEELLDIKERPYSKQRPSCLSEKYDSDGVWDPEKWHASLYPSSGRTSPVEGFKKELDSERTSLMRRVVDPRERVKEDDLDVVLSPQRRSFGGGCHVTAAVGSRRAGSPLEKENDGVRIGGRRIGSGRIISARNFDKDHRGGEKDMRDTRDARDRDRERDYKDKRFRREFGDSKRVFGERRRNDSYTEEEPEWFSAGPTSQSETIELTGFDDKILEEDHKGRKRTRRRTTSLKEGMECNGGVAEVDEVRSVPVHETSADHEVLREAVLQESAPGEFDFNEFFNLDKSVPGLGSMIEDVLEEGSMSASRFSRWFSNPSNSESHSSSLRSTPHEELENLAGLEQAILSPGQNSGNYFAPIPLEDHSENKVDILEMLQKAKVDLKPLLSSLSANKEKLRESTHSGVVLSVEEVEAGLKGLKMDQEGKIAAPFMAEQMEAVLNVAGSRPLQRDGDMSAFNKLVSSMKASGTLPSQHKLNELLCSSSARSSTNILGGLIGGLEPASPLSQRALSPPVSQVFPTRAASADYLHHRIPSPIGFERNAQQLINDPFQGMLKSMSPVAAQMHPLEMQQAALEELALPHDLAIQAANFYQTGFVRSQMDKSRDGFRNRQRRMTRSPVPGHRRNASSPTPTVSITSMLSPSFTPTSVIRKMYESKEKNKEEPVSGKTKGSDGKNEGRGTNEDNLLSASLVKNADQDTSPTIGTRRSALQRSACSTPLSQPNRCTKEQDYRPKSTGRKTPTGRKTPTTASPVPGAPFFRPVNQVPLVSHVPVVRPGHELHPGLVQRMLAKTVHPQNLPLLQAGMIPPGMDLSHLQGIPTPIFGQPFYPLPAATPLQLAMMQQLPRSVLHSQASGAQGPAVGLQTTPQNMSSLTGLPHVPSQLDHRASQRSGSPIGLAKWFGSDVLQQPLPSMPSKVISVDELEYRQ, from the exons GAAGAACTCTTGGATATTAAAGAGCGTCCCTACTCTAAACAGAGGCCTTCATGTCTTTCTGAAAAATATGACAG TGATGGCGTTTGGGATCCTGAGAAATGGCATGCATCTCTATATCCAAGTTCAGGGCGGACTTCACCAGTGGAaggcttcaaaaaagaattgGATTCAGAACGCACTTCTCTCATGCGCAGAGTAGTTG ATCCTAGGGAGCGGGTGAAAGAAGATGATTTGGATGTAGTCCTAAGTCCCCAGCGGCGGAGTTTTGGAGGAGGTTGCCACGTGACTGCTGCTGTTGGCTCACGTCGAGCAGGGAGCCCTTTGGAGAAGGAAAATGATGGTGTTCGTATTGGTGGACGGAGGATTGGCAGTGGAAGAATAATTTCTGCTCGCAACTTTGATAAAGACCATCGGGGTGGTGAAAAGGATATGCGTGATACTAGAGATGCAAGGGACAGAGATCGTGAGAGGGACTACAAAGACAAGCGTTTCAGG AGGGAATTTGGAGATAGCAAACGTGTCTTCGGGGAACGTAGAAGGAATGATTCCTATACTGAGGAAGAGCCAGAGTGGTTCTCTGCTGGACCCACAAGTCAGTCTGAAACTATTGAGCTTACTGGATTTGATGACAAAATACTAGAGGAAGATCATAAAGGACGAAAACGAACAAGAAGACGTACAACCTCTCTGAAGGAAG GAATGGAGTGCAATGGTGGAGTGGCAGAGGTGGATGAAGTGCGGTCTGTCCCTGTCCATGAAACTTCAGCAGACCATGAAGTCCTTAGGGAAGCTGTTCTGCAAGAATCAGCACCAGGAGAGTTTGACTTCAATGAATTCTTTAACCTGGATAAAAGTGTTCCAGGGCTGGGTTCG ATGATAGAGGATGTGCTGGAGGAAGGTTCAATGTCTGCTAGTAGGTTCAGTAGGTGGTTCTCTAATCCTAGTAATTCTGAAAGTCATTCTAGCAGCCTGAGATCCACACCACATGAAGAACTGGAGAATCTGGCAG GTCTAGAGCAAGCcattctctcccctggccagaacTCTGGAAACTACTTTGCTCCTATTCCATTGGAAGACCACTCTGAAAACAAAGTGGACATCCTTGAGATGCTACAGAAAGCCAAAGTGGACTTAAAACCTCTCCTCTCAAGTCTTTCAGCCAACAAGGAAAAGCTTAGAGAGAGCA CACATTCAGGGGTTGTACTTTCAGTGGAAGAAGTAGAAGCAGGGCTAAAAGGCCTGAAAATGGACCAGGAGGGTAAAATTGCTGCTCCATTCATGGCAGAACAAATGGAGGCGGTATTGAATGTAGCTGGCTCCAGACCACTCCAGAGAGATGGAGATATGTCTGCATTTAATAAACTAGTCAGCAGTATGAAGGCAAGTGGAACTCTACCTTCACAACACAAGCTCAAT GAGCTTCTTTGTTCATCCAGTGCCAGATCATCAACAAATATTCTTGGTGGCTTGATAGGTGGTTTGGAACCTGCATCACCTTTGAGCCAAAGAGCTCTTTCCCCTCCAGTGTCACAGGTGTTCCCAACTCGGGCTGCTTCTGCAGACTACCTCCATCATCGGATCCCCTCACCAATTG GCTTTGAACGAAATGCTCAGCAACTGATCAATGATCCGTTTCAGGGGATGCTGAAGTCAATGAGCCCAGTTGCTGCACAG ATGCATCCCCTGGAGATGCAGCAAGCTGCCTTAGAGGAATTAGCTCTACCACATGACTTAGCCATCCAGGCTGCGAACTTCTACCAAACAGGTTTTGTCAGGTCACAAATGGACAAAAGCAGAGATGGCTTCAGGAACAG GCAGCGTCGAATGACTAGGTCTCCTGTACCAGGCCACAGAAGGAATGCATCTTCTCCAACACCTACTGTATCCATCACTAGCATG CTCTCTCCTTCCTTCACACCTACCTCAGTGATTCGTAAGATGtatgaaagcaaagaaaaaaataaagaggaGCCTGTGTCTGGGAAAACGAAAGGCAGTGATGGTAAAAATGAAGGTCGAGGGACAAATGAAG ATAACTTACTATCAGCTAGCTTGGTGAAAAATGCAGATCAAGATACTTCTCCTACTATAGGTACCAGACGATCTGCATTGCAACGCTCTGCATGTTCTACACCGCTTTCTCAACCAAACCGTTGCACCAAAGAACAAGACTACAGGCCTAAATCGACTGGTAGAAAGACTCCAACTGGTAGAAAGACTCCTACAACAGCCTCCCCTGTACCAGGGGCTCCTTTCTTCCGTCCTGTTAACCAGGTACCCCTTGTTTCCCATGTACCAGTTGTACGACCTGGTCATGAACTGCATCCAGGACTGGTCCAGAGGATGCTGGCAAAGACAGTACACCCACAAAATCTTCCTCTGCTACAAGCAG GTATGATTCCTCCAGGGATGGACTTGTCTCATTTACAGGGAATACCTACTCCCATCTTTGGCCAGCCTTTTTATCCATTACCAGCAGCAACACCCCTGCAGCTGGCAATGATGCAACAATTACCACGATCAG TTCTCCACTCTCAGGCCTCTGGAGCACAAGGACCTGCTGTTGGTCTGCAAACCACCCCTCAGAACATGTCTTCTCTGACTGGACTGCCTCATGTACCCTCACAGCTTGACCATCGTGCCAGCCAGAGAAGTGGTTCGCCTATTGGCCTTGCAAAATGGTTTGGCTCAGATGTTTTGCAACAGCCCCTTCCTTCCATGCCATCCAAAGTCATCAGTGTAGATGAACTGGAGTATCGGCAGTGA
- the EIF4ENIF1 gene encoding eukaryotic translation initiation factor 4E transporter isoform X6, with amino-acid sequence MDKRGAIGEVENGDSFLDLDRITVKSHRYTKEELLDIKERPYSKQRPSCLSEKYDSDGVWDPEKWHASLYPSSGRTSPVEGFKKELDSERTSLMRRVVDPRERVKEDDLDVVLSPQRRSFGGGCHVTAAVGSRRAGSPLEKENDGVRIGGRRIGSGRIISARNFDKDHRGGEKDMRDTRDARDRDRERDYKDKRFRREFGDSKRVFGERRRNDSYTEEEPEWFSAGPTSQSETIELTGFDDKILEEDHKGRKRTRRRTTSLKEGMECNGGVAEVDEVRSVPVHETSADHEVLREAVLQESAPGEFDFNEFFNLDKSVPGLGSMIEDVLEEGSMSASRFSRWFSNPSNSESHSSSLRSTPHEELENLAGLEQAILSPGQNSGNYFAPIPLEDHSENKVDILEMLQKAKVDLKPLLSSLSANKEKLRESTHSGVVLSVEEVEAGLKGLKMDQEGKIAAPFMAEQMEAVLNVAGSRPLQRDGDMSAFNKLVSSMKASGTLPSQHKLNQSLESHLMSPPEIPGQCLPKNILQELLCSSSARSSTNILGGLIGGLEPASPLSQRALSPPVSQVFPTRAASADYLHHRIPSPIGFERNAQQLINDPFQGMLKSMSPVAAQMHPLEMQQAALEELALPHDLAIQAANFYQTGFVRSQMDKSRDGFRNRQRRMTRSPVPGHRRNASSPTPTVSITSMLSPSFTPTSVIRKMYESKEKNKEEPVSGKTKGSDGKNEGRGTNEGTIMALFVKKKSPTHSFDSSFMDSYSLVLR; translated from the exons GAAGAACTCTTGGATATTAAAGAGCGTCCCTACTCTAAACAGAGGCCTTCATGTCTTTCTGAAAAATATGACAG TGATGGCGTTTGGGATCCTGAGAAATGGCATGCATCTCTATATCCAAGTTCAGGGCGGACTTCACCAGTGGAaggcttcaaaaaagaattgGATTCAGAACGCACTTCTCTCATGCGCAGAGTAGTTG ATCCTAGGGAGCGGGTGAAAGAAGATGATTTGGATGTAGTCCTAAGTCCCCAGCGGCGGAGTTTTGGAGGAGGTTGCCACGTGACTGCTGCTGTTGGCTCACGTCGAGCAGGGAGCCCTTTGGAGAAGGAAAATGATGGTGTTCGTATTGGTGGACGGAGGATTGGCAGTGGAAGAATAATTTCTGCTCGCAACTTTGATAAAGACCATCGGGGTGGTGAAAAGGATATGCGTGATACTAGAGATGCAAGGGACAGAGATCGTGAGAGGGACTACAAAGACAAGCGTTTCAGG AGGGAATTTGGAGATAGCAAACGTGTCTTCGGGGAACGTAGAAGGAATGATTCCTATACTGAGGAAGAGCCAGAGTGGTTCTCTGCTGGACCCACAAGTCAGTCTGAAACTATTGAGCTTACTGGATTTGATGACAAAATACTAGAGGAAGATCATAAAGGACGAAAACGAACAAGAAGACGTACAACCTCTCTGAAGGAAG GAATGGAGTGCAATGGTGGAGTGGCAGAGGTGGATGAAGTGCGGTCTGTCCCTGTCCATGAAACTTCAGCAGACCATGAAGTCCTTAGGGAAGCTGTTCTGCAAGAATCAGCACCAGGAGAGTTTGACTTCAATGAATTCTTTAACCTGGATAAAAGTGTTCCAGGGCTGGGTTCG ATGATAGAGGATGTGCTGGAGGAAGGTTCAATGTCTGCTAGTAGGTTCAGTAGGTGGTTCTCTAATCCTAGTAATTCTGAAAGTCATTCTAGCAGCCTGAGATCCACACCACATGAAGAACTGGAGAATCTGGCAG GTCTAGAGCAAGCcattctctcccctggccagaacTCTGGAAACTACTTTGCTCCTATTCCATTGGAAGACCACTCTGAAAACAAAGTGGACATCCTTGAGATGCTACAGAAAGCCAAAGTGGACTTAAAACCTCTCCTCTCAAGTCTTTCAGCCAACAAGGAAAAGCTTAGAGAGAGCA CACATTCAGGGGTTGTACTTTCAGTGGAAGAAGTAGAAGCAGGGCTAAAAGGCCTGAAAATGGACCAGGAGGGTAAAATTGCTGCTCCATTCATGGCAGAACAAATGGAGGCGGTATTGAATGTAGCTGGCTCCAGACCACTCCAGAGAGATGGAGATATGTCTGCATTTAATAAACTAGTCAGCAGTATGAAGGCAAGTGGAACTCTACCTTCACAACACAAGCTCAAT CAAAGCCTTGAAAGCCACTTGATGTCTCCTCCTGAGATCCCAGGCCAGTGTCTCCCAAAGAACATTTTGCAG GAGCTTCTTTGTTCATCCAGTGCCAGATCATCAACAAATATTCTTGGTGGCTTGATAGGTGGTTTGGAACCTGCATCACCTTTGAGCCAAAGAGCTCTTTCCCCTCCAGTGTCACAGGTGTTCCCAACTCGGGCTGCTTCTGCAGACTACCTCCATCATCGGATCCCCTCACCAATTG GCTTTGAACGAAATGCTCAGCAACTGATCAATGATCCGTTTCAGGGGATGCTGAAGTCAATGAGCCCAGTTGCTGCACAG ATGCATCCCCTGGAGATGCAGCAAGCTGCCTTAGAGGAATTAGCTCTACCACATGACTTAGCCATCCAGGCTGCGAACTTCTACCAAACAGGTTTTGTCAGGTCACAAATGGACAAAAGCAGAGATGGCTTCAGGAACAG GCAGCGTCGAATGACTAGGTCTCCTGTACCAGGCCACAGAAGGAATGCATCTTCTCCAACACCTACTGTATCCATCACTAGCATG CTCTCTCCTTCCTTCACACCTACCTCAGTGATTCGTAAGATGtatgaaagcaaagaaaaaaataaagaggaGCCTGTGTCTGGGAAAACGAAAGGCAGTGATGGTAAAAATGAAGGTCGAGGGACAAATGAAGGTACTATAATGGCTTTGTTCGTGAAGAAAAAATCACCAACCCACAGCTTTGATTCTAGCTTTATGGATTCCTACTCCTTAGTACTACGTTAG